The following are from one region of the Hydrogenimonas sp. SS33 genome:
- a CDS encoding 7-carboxy-7-deazaguanine synthase QueE has protein sequence MIYLVEHFFSIQGEGRYSGVPSIFIRFGGCNLRCPGFGSYEIAGKTVRGCDTIRAVDSGLFRERWREIASTDMLIKIVEAYMESIDYRPDVVITGGEPMIYAENPIFYGFIQRLAAEGFRVTVETNATLAPPFEAYPVYREVIFAMAVKLANSGEPERRRIVPGVIRRLAKEGKDSFFKFTVDKRSADEGAAEEIAEICDGFDNEIYCMPLGDRLETLQLHAPAVAAFCLREGYRYSDRLHVRLWNREEKR, from the coding sequence AGCGGGGTGCCTTCCATCTTCATCCGTTTCGGGGGGTGCAACCTGCGATGCCCCGGGTTCGGGTCTTACGAGATCGCTGGAAAAACGGTGCGAGGGTGCGACACGATACGGGCGGTTGATAGCGGGCTTTTCAGGGAGCGGTGGCGGGAAATTGCGTCGACTGACATGTTGATAAAGATCGTCGAAGCGTACATGGAGTCCATCGACTATCGGCCGGATGTGGTCATTACCGGCGGGGAACCGATGATCTATGCGGAAAATCCGATCTTCTACGGCTTCATCCAACGGCTGGCGGCGGAAGGTTTCAGGGTGACGGTGGAGACCAACGCCACACTGGCGCCTCCTTTCGAAGCCTACCCCGTCTACCGGGAGGTGATTTTCGCCATGGCGGTGAAGCTCGCCAACAGCGGCGAGCCGGAGAGGAGGCGCATTGTCCCCGGTGTCATTCGAAGGCTGGCGAAAGAGGGAAAAGACTCCTTTTTCAAATTTACGGTGGACAAGAGGTCGGCTGACGAAGGGGCCGCGGAAGAGATCGCCGAAATCTGTGATGGATTCGACAACGAAATCTACTGTATGCCTTTGGGAGACCGGCTGGAGACGCTGCAACTGCATGCCCCGGCGGTGGCGGCGTTTTGCCTGAGAGAGGGGTACCGCTACAGCGACCGGCTCCATGTGCGCCTCTGGAACCGGGAGGAGAAACGGTGA
- a CDS encoding 6-pyruvoyl tetrahydropterin synthase family protein has translation MIIRKLFKFENAHIVRQCTSRRCSRSIHGHSYKVELLFSAPSLDRGQMVYDFGLTKGMIKDFIDSFDHAITLWSGDDPAYIADMKRWSERWVQLPVNPSAEQFARTIFLLVDALMKQTDMVNGESEVALEGVVVHETDTGYAHASREDAYNSTMGPTKLDTITFSNRVREEWRDPEMFAKLLRGERFKNPDIV, from the coding sequence ATGATCATTCGGAAGCTCTTTAAATTCGAGAATGCCCATATCGTGCGCCAATGTACGTCGCGCCGGTGCAGCCGGAGCATCCACGGCCACAGTTACAAGGTGGAGCTTCTCTTTTCGGCTCCGTCGCTGGACCGGGGGCAGATGGTCTACGATTTTGGCCTGACCAAGGGGATGATCAAGGATTTCATCGACAGCTTCGACCATGCCATCACCCTCTGGAGTGGGGATGATCCGGCCTATATCGCCGATATGAAGCGGTGGAGCGAGCGGTGGGTGCAACTACCGGTCAACCCCTCGGCGGAGCAGTTCGCCCGAACCATTTTTCTGCTTGTGGATGCGTTGATGAAGCAAACCGACATGGTCAACGGGGAGTCGGAGGTAGCCCTGGAGGGGGTTGTCGTCCATGAAACCGACACGGGGTATGCCCATGCCTCGCGGGAAGACGCCTACAACTCCACGATGGGTCCAACGAAACTGGATACAATAACGTTCTCGAATCGTGTCCGTGAAGAGTGGCGCGATCCGGAGATGTTCGCCAAACTCTTGCGAGGCGAAAGATTCAAAAATCCCGATATTGTCTAA
- a CDS encoding c-type cytochrome, with translation MKQWKIVMISAAAAALILSGCGKKEESQTRTAAKTETQAPAPVAKPEVKQLAETAAAQNEPAPKAEETTKPAAAAPAPAKKEVEKAANAIQESVQKSAEEAKTDASQKVEEAKKSVNAATLFTKCAGCHGMKGEKHALGQSNIIAGQSKEDLVKKITGYQQGTYGGAMKGLMQGQVKGLTPDEVEALADYISKL, from the coding sequence ATGAAACAGTGGAAAATCGTCATGATCTCGGCTGCCGCGGCGGCGCTGATCTTGTCCGGATGCGGCAAAAAAGAGGAGTCCCAGACCCGGACGGCCGCCAAAACCGAAACACAGGCCCCTGCACCGGTCGCCAAGCCGGAGGTGAAACAGCTGGCTGAAACGGCGGCGGCCCAGAACGAACCCGCTCCGAAAGCCGAAGAGACCACCAAGCCCGCAGCGGCGGCACCCGCTCCTGCCAAAAAAGAGGTAGAAAAGGCAGCCAATGCGATCCAGGAGAGTGTGCAGAAGAGTGCCGAAGAGGCCAAAACCGATGCATCGCAGAAGGTGGAAGAGGCCAAAAAGAGTGTCAATGCCGCCACACTCTTTACCAAATGCGCCGGCTGCCACGGCATGAAGGGGGAGAAACACGCCCTCGGACAGAGCAACATCATCGCGGGCCAGAGCAAAGAGGATCTGGTGAAAAAGATTACCGGCTACCAGCAAGGCACCTACGGCGGTGCTATGAAGGGGTTGATGCAGGGCCAGGTCAAAGGGCTCACACCGGATGAAGTGGAGGCGCTGGCCGACTATATTTCAAAATTGTGA